One region of Chryseobacterium sp. C-71 genomic DNA includes:
- a CDS encoding M3 family metallopeptidase produces MKNISSVLLVSALAFNYSCTTTMKTNDIKQEIPVPDSSLSSNPFMKKSKLQYETPEFDKIKNEHFKPAFEFGLKQHDAEILKIANNSETATFDNTIVALEKSGEVLKRAMIVFSNLTSANTNPTLQALDEEYAPIFAAHSDKMYLNENLYKRIKSITENGLDSESKRLLQFYKQNFEIAGANLSSADKEKLKQVNQELASLSTQYSNKLLEARKQGGVFFSEAKELDGLSADEISAAASDAKTAGQPGKYLLALQNTTQQPLLQNLKNRATREKLFKASWTRAEKSDGNDTRETIEKLAKLRLKKAQILGKKSFAEWKLQDQMAKKPEAAVKLMNQVATPAVETAKREAKDIQDLIDQQKGGFKVEPWDWNFYAEQVRKAKFDLDENQIKPYFEITTVLEKGVFFAAEKFYGLTFKKRTDLPVYHPDVVTYEVFDHDGKSIAIYYLDFYTRDSKSGGAWMSNYVEQSYLLGTKPVIVNCYNYQKPAPGKPSLISFDDVSTIFHEFGHSIHGMFASQKYPSLSGTNVPRDFVEFPSQINEHWALDPVVLKNYALHYETKQPIPQALVDKIKKAATFNQGYMTTELVSAAALDMDWHSVTNDGQLLPVLDFEKQSLNNHGFTLATVPPRYHTPYFAHIWGGGYSAGYYAYLWSETLDNDAWEWISKNGGLTRENGDRFRKYILSVGNSVDLNQAFRDFTGHDPDIKPLLRSRGFIK; encoded by the coding sequence ATGAAAAACATTTCATCAGTATTGTTAGTTTCTGCTTTGGCATTCAATTATTCTTGTACTACCACAATGAAAACAAACGACATAAAACAGGAAATTCCTGTTCCTGATTCTTCGCTTTCTTCCAATCCGTTTATGAAGAAAAGCAAGCTTCAATACGAAACCCCGGAATTTGATAAAATTAAAAACGAGCACTTTAAACCCGCTTTTGAATTCGGTTTAAAACAGCACGATGCAGAGATTTTAAAAATCGCCAACAATTCTGAAACTGCAACTTTTGACAATACAATCGTTGCATTGGAGAAAAGCGGAGAAGTTTTAAAAAGAGCGATGATTGTATTTTCAAATCTGACGAGTGCAAATACAAATCCTACATTACAGGCATTAGACGAAGAGTACGCTCCTATTTTCGCGGCTCATTCTGACAAAATGTATCTGAATGAAAATCTTTATAAAAGAATTAAATCAATCACAGAAAACGGTTTAGATTCTGAAAGCAAAAGATTATTACAGTTTTATAAGCAAAACTTTGAAATCGCAGGAGCCAATCTGTCTTCGGCTGACAAAGAAAAATTAAAGCAGGTCAATCAGGAATTGGCTTCTCTTTCCACTCAATATTCCAATAAATTATTGGAAGCGAGAAAGCAAGGTGGTGTTTTCTTTTCTGAAGCAAAAGAATTAGACGGACTTTCCGCTGACGAAATTTCGGCAGCAGCAAGTGATGCAAAAACTGCAGGACAACCCGGAAAATATCTTTTAGCTTTACAAAATACAACACAGCAACCTCTTTTGCAAAACCTGAAAAACAGAGCAACAAGAGAAAAACTATTCAAAGCTTCTTGGACAAGAGCTGAAAAAAGCGACGGAAATGACACAAGAGAAACGATTGAAAAATTAGCCAAGCTTAGACTTAAAAAAGCTCAGATTTTAGGCAAAAAAAGTTTCGCAGAATGGAAATTACAGGATCAGATGGCAAAAAAACCTGAAGCTGCTGTAAAACTGATGAATCAAGTCGCAACTCCTGCTGTAGAAACAGCAAAACGTGAAGCAAAAGATATTCAGGATTTGATTGATCAGCAGAAAGGAGGTTTCAAAGTAGAACCTTGGGACTGGAATTTTTATGCTGAACAGGTGAGAAAAGCCAAATTTGATTTAGATGAAAACCAAATCAAACCTTATTTTGAAATCACGACCGTTTTGGAAAAAGGAGTTTTCTTCGCTGCCGAAAAATTCTACGGATTAACTTTCAAAAAGAGAACCGATCTTCCTGTATACCATCCAGATGTTGTAACCTACGAAGTTTTCGATCATGACGGAAAATCTATCGCTATTTATTATCTTGATTTCTACACAAGGGATTCTAAAAGCGGTGGAGCTTGGATGAGCAATTATGTTGAGCAATCCTATTTATTGGGAACAAAGCCTGTAATAGTAAACTGCTACAATTACCAAAAACCTGCTCCGGGTAAACCTTCATTAATCAGTTTTGATGATGTTTCAACAATTTTCCATGAGTTTGGTCACTCCATTCACGGAATGTTTGCAAGCCAGAAATACCCATCACTTTCAGGAACTAATGTTCCGAGAGATTTTGTGGAATTCCCTTCTCAGATTAATGAACATTGGGCATTAGATCCTGTTGTTTTGAAAAACTACGCTTTACATTACGAAACAAAACAGCCTATTCCACAGGCTTTGGTTGATAAAATTAAAAAAGCAGCAACTTTCAATCAAGGTTATATGACGACTGAATTGGTTTCTGCTGCAGCTTTGGATATGGATTGGCATTCTGTAACGAACGACGGGCAATTGCTTCCTGTTTTAGATTTTGAAAAACAATCTTTAAATAATCACGGATTTACTTTGGCAACCGTTCCTCCAAGATATCACACTCCTTATTTTGCACACATTTGGGGCGGAGGATATTCGGCAGGATATTACGCTTATTTGTGGTCTGAAACTTTAGACAATGACGCTTGGGAATGGATTTCAAAGAACGGTGGCTTGACAAGAGAAAATGGTGACCGTTTCAGAAAATATATTCTTTCTGTAGGAAATTCTGTTGATTTGAATCAGGCATTCAGAGATTTTACAGGACACGATCCGGATATCAAACCGTTGTTGAGAAGCAGAGGTTTTATTAAATAA